The DNA window ACCTCCGGAATGTCCGCAAAGCTTTCGCGCGGATCCGGGTCCACAAGGTGACCGGGGGTGGTGATGTCTCCGTTTAAAAAGGTCGGCATAGGCTGTAGGTATCGCTCGCGTGAATATACTGCGTTCGCAAAACATCCGACACGCCGGACGGCACGGGTGCGAATACCGTGCGTGGGGCCTCGGAAGCAGGGGGATCCATGTCTGTCGTCGGGGGGCGCAGGCCCATGAGCCATCGGTCAAGCCACAAGCCGCCGTCCCGGTGCCTCGGTACGTCAGATGCGCAGCGCCCTTCTGCGCCCGGCCTTGCAGGCTCATTCGCGACAGTCCACGAGTCGGGCTCAAAGATGGAGAAGGCGACCGCCGGAACCACCGCTTCCGGCATGAGACATAGGCCCTGACTGAGCAAGAGGCCCCGCGGGCAAGGTTCACCCGAGAAAGTACACTCAGACAGGACGGCATCTACGGTCGTCCGTGACGGCTTGTTTCAGGACCGCCCTTCGGGTTTCGGGGGGATTCCCCCCAAAGAAGCCAAAGGCCAATCCCGAGCACGTTCGGGACGGAACCCGAATCGTCCAGGATCGGCCTTCGCGGGCAAGAAGCCTCTCACCGGCGCGACAGGGCTCGTCTCCGCCCTGTCTTGGCTTTCTCATTCATATGGAGGCAGGCGCCTACTGGAGCTCAACCTCGCCCCCGGCGTCTTCAATCTGCGCCTTGAGGTCGTCGGCCTCCTCACGGGAGACGCCTTCGCTCACCGGATTCGGTGCCTCGTCCACGAGCGACTTGGCCTCCTTGAGACCCATGCCCGTGATGGAGCGGACCTCTTTGATAACCTGAATCTTGTTGCCCCCAATGCCGGTGAGCACAACGTCGAATGCCGTCTGCTCTTCCTCCTCGGCGTCTCCGTCGGCACCGCCTCCGCCGTCGGCCGCCACGGCAACGCCCGCCGAGGCCGGCTGGATGTCGTATTCCTCTTCAAGATGATTCGCGAGCTCGTTGGCTTCCTGGATGGTAAGCCCAACGAGCTGTTCGGCAAGTTCTTCGATGTCAGCCATAGGTTTGGTTGTGTAGTTGGTCCTGCGGCGGTCTTGGCACCGACCACAATCGGCGCTGCGCCGCGAATTAAGGCGAGTGTGGATGGTCGGGACGCCGGTGGCTTGGACCTCGTTCGTGAGGCCGGAACGCCACCTGCGCTACTCGTCTTCCTCTTCGTCCGCGAGGGACTGGAGCAGGCCGGACAGACGCTGACCGGGCCCCTGAAGGCCGCCCACCAGATTCTGGGCCGGCGCCAGCAGGCGACCGATGACCTCCCCAATGAGCTCCTCGCGCGACTTCAGCTCCGCAAGCGTATCGAGCGCCTCCGGATCGTCGTACATGTCGCCCTCAATCCAGGCGACCTTCAATTCCGGGCGGCCCAGCTCTTCCTCCTCCAAAAAGTCTTGGAGAACCCGAGCGGGCTTGGCCGGGTCTTCGCTGAAGGCGATGGCCGTAGGCCCCGCAAAAAACTCTTCCAGGGCGTCCTTCCCCTCGATGCGATCGAGGGCGAGGCGGGCCAGGGTGTTCTTGGTGACCTGATACTCGACGCCCGCCTCCCGAAAGCGCCCCCGGAGGTCGTTCGACTGGGCGACGGTCAAGCCCTCAAAGTTGGTCAGGTAGATAATCGGGTACTCGTTGAGCTTCTCCCCGATCTCTTCGATGATTTCGGCTTTCTCGGCTCGGTTCTTCGACATGGAATGGGCAAGTTGGTCGGTGTGCAACGACGACGGCCAGGGGCGACGGGGCTACCGGGCTTCACTGAGCACGGAGCTCCGATCCACGCGCACCGGCGGCCCCATCGTGGCCGACAGCGTGATCGAGCGCAGGTAGAGCCCGCCCGCCGAGGCCGGCCGGAGCCGAATGACCTCGCGGAGGAGCGCCTGGGCGTTCTCGTACAGCTCGTCGGGGGAAAAGGACGCCTTTCCGATGGGGGTGTGCAGGTTGCCACTCTGATCGACGCGGAACTCAATCTTTCCGGCCTTAATCTCTTCGATCGCGTCGGCCACGTCCATCGTGACGGTCCCGCTTTTCGGGTTCGGCATGAGGCCGCGCGGGCCCAGAATGCGCCCGAGCTGCCCCACCTGCCCCATGACGTCCGGCGTGGCGATGGCCACGTCAAAGTCGAGCCAGTTTTCCTCTTCGATGCGCTCGATGTATTCGTCGAGCCCCACGTAGTCGGCGCCTGCCTCCTCGGCCTCCTGCTGCTTGCCCTCACTGGCCAACACCAGCACGGTGACTTCTCGACCGGTGCCATTGGGAAGGGTGATCGACCCTCGCACCATCTGGTCGGCGTGCTGCGGGTCGACGCCGAGACGAAGGTCGAGGTCAATCGACTCGTCGAAATTGGCGGTTGCGGTGTCTTTCGCCAACCCTGCGGCCTCTCGCAGCTTCACAGGCTCGTCCTGCTCCTCCACGAGCTCGTTGGCGTCTTGGTATCGTTTGCCTTCAATGTTTGCCATAACAGATGCGGTTGTGTGGTACGAGCGTCCCCTCGATCGGTACCGAGACGACTCCCACGTGAACAACGAATGCGGCGACAATACGGATCTGAGCGGTCGTCCCCCAAAAGGACGGGGGACCTACTCGTGGGCCGGCTTGCCCTCTACGGTAATTCCCATGGACCGGGCCGTGCCCGCCACCATGCTCGCCCCCTTCTCCACGGTGTGGGCATTCAGGTCCTGAAGCTTCTGGTCGGCAATGTCCAGGCAATCGTCCCAAGTGACCGTGCCGGCATCGTCCCGAAGCGGGTCGCCCGCGGCGGTTTCGATGTCGGCCTTCTGCTTCAGAAGAACGGATGCCGGCGGGCTCTTGACGATGAAGTCAAAGGAGCGGTCGGCGTACACCGTAATCTCGACCGGGAGGAGCGTCCCCATCCGGTCTTCGGTGCGGGAGTTGAATGCCTTGCAGAACTCCATGATGTTCACGCCGTGCTGCCCGAGGGCCGGGCCGATGGGCGGGGCGGGATTGGCCTGTCCGCCCTTGATTTGAAGCTTGATGGTTTGTTCGACCGGTGCTGCCATGTGCGTATGGGCGGTACAAACGTTGCCCGATGGGAGTCGGGCCCACTTCCGCCGGTTTGTTCGAGAAACACGAGAAAGGGCGACGGCCCCAGTGGCGCCGTCATTGCGAAGTGTGCATTTACTCTTCGTGCTCGACCTGGAGGTAGTCGAGCTCAACAGGGGTCTTTCGCCCGAAGATGGAGACCATCACCTTGACCTTCATCTGGTCGGGGTAGACGTCCTCTACAATCCCATTGAAGCTGTCGAAGGGCCCGTCCACCACCTTCACCGGGTCGCCCACCTTGAACGGCATTTCGGGCTGCTCCCCCATCTCCTCCGCACGATCCATCTTGCCGAGGATGCGCTTGATCTCCTCCTCGCGGAGCTGGGTCGGTTCGTCTCCGGTCCCCGTCGTCAAGAACCCGATCACCGACGGAAGGTCCTCGGCGAGGTCGCGGAGGTCGGACGTGAGGGTGCAGTTGAGGAGGATGTATCCGGGAAAGAATGTTTTCTCCTTTGTCTTCTTCTCTCCCCCTTTCATTTCGAAGACCGTTTCCGTGGGAATCAGGATTTCCTCCACCTGGTCCTCAAGCCCAATTCGCTCGATCTCACTTTCCAGGTACCGACGCACCTTTTTCTCATGGTTCGAGAACGTGCGGAGCACGTACCACGTGTCTGTCTCTGTGTCTTCAGCCATAGCGGATGTCAAATGCCTGCAGCAGTCGATGCGCGGCCCACCTCTCGGGTTATACCCGGTAGAGGATCTCCAGGATTCGCTGGATGACCTGGTCGGCCAGAAATATAAATCCGGAGACGATCAGTGTGGCGACGATCGTGATGAGCGTGCTACTGATCAGTTCGTCACGGCCGGGCCAGTTCACCTTCTCCATCTCCGCAACGACGTTTTCCAGGTACTCACGTATCCAGGTCATGGGCAAAGAGTCAGATGAGCAGACCGTGGCCTGCGACAGAACGCGCTCGTCGGAGCGGCTCGCCAGCACGAGAAAGGCCGATTCGAACGGGCATTCACCCGGCCCGTAGTGTGGCACGGACGGGAGGACTCGAACCCCCAACCGGCGGATTTGGAGTCCGCTGCTCTCCCAGTTGAGCTACGTCCGCGAATGCGGTGTGGGGAACGCCTCGTCAGCGCGGCCCGCACAGGGGTGGCGGACGAGGCGCATCGAGGACCGCCCCGACACCGAAAGTGTCCTAGTCCAGGATGTCGGTCACCACCCCGGCGCCGACCGTGTGCCCCCCCTCCCGAATCGCAAACCGCAGGCCCTCCTCCAGCGCCACCGGCTCAATCAAGCTCCCCTCAAACGTCGCGTTATCCCCCGGCATCACCATCTCTACCCCCTCGGGCAGCTCAATCGACCCGGTCACATCGGTCGTCCGAAAGTAAAACTGCGGCTGGTACCCGTCGAAAAACGGCGTGTGACGACCCCCCTCCTCCTTGCTGAGCACGTACACCTCGCACTCAAACTCCTTGTGCGGCGTCACCGTCCCCGGCTCCGCCAGTACCATCCCCCGCTTGACCTCCTCCTTCTCAATCCCCCGAAGCAAAATGCCTGCGTTGTCCCCTGCCTCCCCCTCCTCCAAGGTCTTGTTGAACATCTCAATGCCGGTGACCACCGAGTCCATCTTCTCCTCCTGCATCCCGACAATCTCAATCTCGTCCTGCAGCTGCACCCGGCCCCGCTCAATCCGACCGGTCACCACCGTCCCCCGGCCCGTGATCGAAAAGATATCCTCCACCGGCATCAAAAACGGCTTCTCCACGTCCCGCTCCGGCGTCGGAATGTACTCGTCGACCGCCTCCATCAGCTCCATGATCTTCTCCTCGTGCTCCTCGCTGGACTCGAGGGCCTGCAGCGCCGACCCCCGCACCACCGGCACCTCGTCGCCCGGGAACTCGTACTCGGTCAAAAGCTCCCGGACCTCCATCTCCACCAGCTCCAACAGCTCCGCGTCGTCGACCAGATCGGTCTTGTTCATGAACACCACCAGGTAGGGCACCCCCACCTGACGGGCCAAAAGAATGTGCTCTCGGGTCTGGGGCATCGGGCCGTCGTCCGACCCCACAACGAGAATGGCTCCGTCCATCTGCGCCGCCCCCGTCACCATGTTCTTGACGTAGTCCGCGTGCCCCGGGCAGTCGACATGAGCGTAGTGCCGGTTCTCCGTCTCGTACTCGACGTGGCTCGTGGCAATCGTAATGCCGCGCTCCCGCTCCTCCGGCGCGTTGTCGATCGCCTCAAAGGTCTGCTCCGCCGCCCCGCCGACGCGCTCGGCCAGTACCTTCGTGATCGCCGCCGTCAAGGTCGTCTTCCCGTGGTCGACGTGTCCGATCGTTCCTACGTTCACATGCGGCTTCTCCCGCGCAAACTCTTCCTTGGCCATAACGTCTATGTGGTGGTCGTATTCAGGGTGAATCGGAGTGGATGCAGGACATCCGCCGTGGTCCGGCGGAAGGGGCCTTCGCCTCAGGGGCGTCCGCAGCAGACGCCCCCGGATCATTTGCTGTGCAGTCTGAGAAAACCTTCCATGTCACGCAGGGTTCCGGCGCGACACTGACTTCACTGGCTTTCCAACTCTGACGTTTTCGTCTCCGCGGTCTGCGTCCGGGTGCCTAGCGCCACGTAGAGAGACTTCGGGGCCCAACGTTTGGTTCCGGCTCCCGACAGACGCAGAGGGGACTCGTGCCGTGTAGCCCCTGTGTCCCACCAGTATTCGCACACTTCTTCCCGTTTTCCGGCGCGCATTCAGACCAATGCCGCCGTGTACCGGTTGCAGCGAAGGCAGATTCACGTACACCTTCTCCCCTCCGGTAGTCCGCTTCTCCGTCGTATGGACCCACAGTTGCTAATTGTATTTGCGATCCTAGGGCTCACTGTCACCCTGATTGTGACCGAGGCATTTCG is part of the Salinibacter ruber DSM 13855 genome and encodes:
- the rplL gene encoding 50S ribosomal protein L7/L12, with product MADIEELAEQLVGLTIQEANELANHLEEEYDIQPASAGVAVAADGGGGADGDAEEEEQTAFDVVLTGIGGNKIQVIKEVRSITGMGLKEAKSLVDEAPNPVSEGVSREEADDLKAQIEDAGGEVELQ
- the rplJ gene encoding 50S ribosomal protein L10, producing MSKNRAEKAEIIEEIGEKLNEYPIIYLTNFEGLTVAQSNDLRGRFREAGVEYQVTKNTLARLALDRIEGKDALEEFFAGPTAIAFSEDPAKPARVLQDFLEEEELGRPELKVAWIEGDMYDDPEALDTLAELKSREELIGEVIGRLLAPAQNLVGGLQGPGQRLSGLLQSLADEEEDE
- the rplA gene encoding 50S ribosomal protein L1; this encodes MANIEGKRYQDANELVEEQDEPVKLREAAGLAKDTATANFDESIDLDLRLGVDPQHADQMVRGSITLPNGTGREVTVLVLASEGKQQEAEEAGADYVGLDEYIERIEEENWLDFDVAIATPDVMGQVGQLGRILGPRGLMPNPKSGTVTMDVADAIEEIKAGKIEFRVDQSGNLHTPIGKASFSPDELYENAQALLREVIRLRPASAGGLYLRSITLSATMGPPVRVDRSSVLSEAR
- the rplK gene encoding 50S ribosomal protein L11 — encoded protein: MAAPVEQTIKLQIKGGQANPAPPIGPALGQHGVNIMEFCKAFNSRTEDRMGTLLPVEITVYADRSFDFIVKSPPASVLLKQKADIETAAGDPLRDDAGTVTWDDCLDIADQKLQDLNAHTVEKGASMVAGTARSMGITVEGKPAHE
- the nusG gene encoding transcription termination/antitermination protein NusG; amino-acid sequence: MAEDTETDTWYVLRTFSNHEKKVRRYLESEIERIGLEDQVEEILIPTETVFEMKGGEKKTKEKTFFPGYILLNCTLTSDLRDLAEDLPSVIGFLTTGTGDEPTQLREEEIKRILGKMDRAEEMGEQPEMPFKVGDPVKVVDGPFDSFNGIVEDVYPDQMKVKVMVSIFGRKTPVELDYLQVEHEE
- the secE gene encoding preprotein translocase subunit SecE → MTWIREYLENVVAEMEKVNWPGRDELISSTLITIVATLIVSGFIFLADQVIQRILEILYRV
- the tuf gene encoding elongation factor Tu gives rise to the protein MAKEEFAREKPHVNVGTIGHVDHGKTTLTAAITKVLAERVGGAAEQTFEAIDNAPEERERGITIATSHVEYETENRHYAHVDCPGHADYVKNMVTGAAQMDGAILVVGSDDGPMPQTREHILLARQVGVPYLVVFMNKTDLVDDAELLELVEMEVRELLTEYEFPGDEVPVVRGSALQALESSEEHEEKIMELMEAVDEYIPTPERDVEKPFLMPVEDIFSITGRGTVVTGRIERGRVQLQDEIEIVGMQEEKMDSVVTGIEMFNKTLEEGEAGDNAGILLRGIEKEEVKRGMVLAEPGTVTPHKEFECEVYVLSKEEGGRHTPFFDGYQPQFYFRTTDVTGSIELPEGVEMVMPGDNATFEGSLIEPVALEEGLRFAIREGGHTVGAGVVTDILD